A genomic segment from Juglans regia cultivar Chandler chromosome 14, Walnut 2.0, whole genome shotgun sequence encodes:
- the LOC108987899 gene encoding uncharacterized protein LOC108987899: protein MGSVDPIDDLTFNVSFTSDGVAKLREVVKEKLMEFTDFSDDHLVEYVIVLVKNGKRKEEARNELRVFLDDDTDSFTSWLWDHLASNLDLYVQPRESPMDEAPKTKPTLGDQGGKNNSHHLNSESDRENSTKLSRSRHNREWKGLLRDAVEPPPLRSSDIEKSHIVEKSYFKFSRPKRSPSPQPSIQRKRSRPDEHENRKREAVSQASIDAPRRLLQFAVRDAVATSMPSNSQESKLKRLHSVVSTSTAHASLAGHHQRIKSVARVPNPMATMIRAVAEAAEDVIKVKPSGSVFDRLGRGMDVPEICGQDAEFREVGVEDGEYGDINQSQGQTRLRYHQRGNYSGQCDGNMTMLESESGLASDSTSDNEGYDGVNVVGHEILDVSQSATSGGNRGEESLLVQYSVAKNANDIIRRNKDQGQPVAAPNTSRSKIVNISVNVNTWKPPHYQENREIVEQKSLQESDLGSGKTGMRLMKENGNPVAVAIGNEKPAADAQKESKKELSSAPGLYAANHPLEDADSQTIFVSNVHFAATKDSLSRHFNKFGEVLKVIIVTDAATGQPKGSAYVEFMRKEAVDNALSLDGTSFMSRILKVVRSTAHQEAAPITMWPRVARGSPFAAARFARVPFPRGIPGAFRARLPIKSGARSLQWKRDAHATPAESGAPVSGNAVLSNAPRSLTYVRTEPKPDGNPSTQHS from the exons ATGGGAAGCGTGGATCCGATCGATGATCTGACGTTTAATGTTAGTTTTACCAGCGATGGAGTGGCGAAGCTGAGGGAGGTAGTGAAGGAGAAGCTGATGGAGTTTACAGATTTCAGCGACGACCATCTCGTG GAATACGTGATTGTCTTGGTGAAGAATGGCAAGCGCAAGGAAGAAGCAAGGAATGAGTTGCGTGTGTTTTTGGATGATGACACTGATTCTTTTACATCTTG GCTGTGGGATCATCTAGCTTCAAATTTAGATCTGTATGTACAACCTCGGGAGTCTCCTATGGATGAGGCTCCCAAAACAAAACCCACGTTAGGTGACCAAGGTGGAAAAAACAATTCTCACCATTTGAATTCTGAATCAGATAGAGAAAATTCTACCAAGTTATCtaggagtcgacacaatagaGAATGGAAAGGACTACTGAGGGATGCAGTTGAACCCCCTCCTCTTCGGAGCTCTGATATTGAAAAGTCTCATATAGTggaaaaatcttatttcaaaTTCAGTCGTCCAAAGAGGTCCCCTTCTCCCCAACCTTCAATTCAGAGGAAAAGGAGCCGGCCTGATGAGCATGAGAATAGGAAG AGGGAGGCAGTTTCTCAAGCAAGTATTGATGCCCCTAGGCGTCTACTTCAATTTGCAGTTCGAGATGCAGTGGCAACTTCAATGCCATCTAATTCACAGGAATCCAAATTGAAGCGCCTTCATTCTGTGGTTTCAACGTCCACTGCTCACGCATCATTGGCTGGTCATCATCAGCGGATTAAATCTGTTGCCAGAGTGCCGAATCCCATGGCTACCATGATTAGAGCTGTTGCCGAAGCTGCAGAAGACGTTATAAAAGTCAAACCATCTGGAAGTGTGTTTGATCGACTTGGTCGTGGTATGGATGTACCAGAGATCTGTGGCCAAGATGCAGAATTTAGAGAAGTTGGTGTTGAGGATGGAGAGTATGGAGATATCAACCAAAGTCAGGGGCAAACACGCTTGAGGTATCATCAGAGAGGCAACTACAGTGGACAGTGTGATGGAAATATGACTATGTTGGAAAGCGAATCTGGTTTGGCTTCTGATTCTACATCTGACAACGAAGGGTACGATGGTGTCAATGTCGTGGGCCATGAAATTTTGGACGTTTCTCAAAGTGCCACATCTGGTGGAAACAGGGGTGAGGAGTCGCTGTTGGTGCAGTATAGTGTAGCAAAAAATGCCAATGATATCATTCGACGAAACAAGGATCAGGGTCAACCTGTGGCGGCACCAAACACTTCTCGTAGTAAAATAGTGAACATTTCTGTGAATGTAAATACTTGGAAGCCACCTCATTATCAGGAGAATAGAGAGATTGTGGAACAAAAATCCCTTCAGGAGAGTGACTTGGGATCCGGCAAGACTGGTATGCGACTTATGAAAGAGAATGGCAATCCTGTCGCAGTTGCCATTGGAAAT GAAAAACCTGCTGCAGATGCTCAGAAAGAGTCCAAGAAGGAACTGTCCTCTGCTCCTG GTTTATATGCTGCTAACCATCCTTTAGAGGATGCAGATTCTCAAACCATCTTCGTCAGCAAT GTTCATTTTGCTGCCACCAAGGACAGCCTTTCACGGcatttcaataaatttgggGAAGTGTTAAAAGTGATTATAGTTACAGATGCAGCAACAGGGCAACCAAAAGG GTCAGCATATGTAGAGTTCATGCGAAAAGAGGCAGTGGACAATGCTTTATCTCTGGATGGAACCTCGTTCATGTCAAGGATTCTCAAG GTTGTGAGGAGTACTGCTCATCAAGAAGCTGCCCCTATCACGATGTGGCCTCGGGTTGCCCGGGGCTCTCCATTTGCTGCCGCTAGGTTTGCCAGGGTTCCTTTTCCAAGAGGCATACCTGGTGCATTTAGGGCTCGTCTTCCAATTAAATCTGGAGCCAGGAGCTTGCAATGGAAGCGGGATGCTCATGCCACTCCAGCTGAAAGTGGGGCTCCAGTCTCTGGGAATGCTGTTCTGTCAAATGCTCCTCGTAGTCTAACCTATGTCAGAACAGAACCTAAGCCAGATGGGAATCCCAGTACACAACATAGTTGA
- the LOC108987905 gene encoding uncharacterized protein LOC108987905, with amino-acid sequence MISRWLSSKLPKPYHVFSSSALSLIISPNLRNPNPKQFSFLTPQYFSSIPSQFAPKTHSSPNFNLLNSTPANSSNSNTITEFQDPPNEKAQSFHPGSIRSYSSSNNSSQNPHRYWLTNENSANILPLNPGKAPEFKHLSIFGPKPFGTKFQSFDLHWFNRGKSRFYSTSDSSSESEKPQNASQYPSQNPDFKHQEIEGPTVDRDLSALANETREVLEGMMKTIYGLSKAVALLGLVQLGLGAWISYITKSPIAEISMQSALAFGFPFSLAFMLRQSLKPMYFFKKMEEQGRLQILTLTLQIAKNLNILFVRLRGVSYMCVAGLSIGFLVTLLSR; translated from the coding sequence ATGATCTCACGCTGGCTCAGCTCTAAGCTTCCAAAACCCTATCATGTATTCTCATCATCCGCCTTGTCCCTCATCATCTCCCCCAATcttcgaaaccctaaccctaaacaGTTCTCATTCCTTACCCCTCAATACTTCAGCTCCATTCCCTCACAATTTGCACCCAAAACACACTCGAGCCCAAATTTCAATCTCTTAAACTCCACCCCTGCAAATTCCTCAAACTCCAACACCATTACTGAATTTCAGGACCCACCAAACGAAAAAGCACAAAGTTTCCATCCTGGTTCCATTAGATCATACTCAAGCTCGAATAACAGTTCTCAAAACCCTCACCGTTATTGGTTAACAAATGAAAATTCCGCGAACATTTTACCCCTAAACCCCGGGAAAGCCCCAGAGTTCAAGCACCTATCTATTTTTGGTCCAAAACCATTTGGTACCAAGTTCCAAAGTTTTGACCTTCACTGGTTTAATAGAGGAAAATCCAGGTTTTATTCAACCTCCGATTCATCCTCTGAATCGGAGAAACCCCAAAACGCTAGTCAATACCCTAGTCAGAACCCTGATTTCAAGCATCAAGAAATCGAGGGACCAACCGTAGATCGCGACCTCTCGGCTTTAGCGAATGAAACAAGAGAAGTTCTAGAAGGGATGATGAAGACTATCTATGGTTTGAGTAAAGCAGTGGCTCTTCTGGGTTTGGTTCAGCTTGGCCTTGGAGCTTGGATTTCTTATATTACCAAGTCCCCTATTGCCGAGATTTCAATGCAGAGCGCTTTGGCATTTGGCTTTCCATTCTCGTTGGCGTTCATGTTGCGGCAGTCATTGAAGCCGATGTACTTCTTTAAGAAGATGGAAGAGCAAGGTAGGTTGCAGATTTTGACCCTGACTCTCCAGATTGCTaagaatttgaatattttatttgttcgACTTCGTGGGGTTTCTTACATGTGTGTTGCCGGCTTGTCAATTGGATTTTTGGTCACTCTGCTGTCAAGATGA
- the LOC108987190 gene encoding ABC transporter B family member 19-like, whose translation MASPTQEHKQMQEEKRRELDDKEETIPKALPFLKLLSYADALDWTLMALGTLGSIVHGMAQPIGYLLLGRALNAFGDSINGDHEVDINAMVEGLKKVVPFVWYMAFATFPAGILEVGCWMYASERQLARIRLAFLRSVLNQEIGAFDTDLTSGKIINGIGIHMSVIQDAIGEKLGHFLSSFATFFSGILIATICCWEVALLTFLVVPLILAIGATYTTKMNKIAAARVLCQSEATFIVEQTISQIKTVYAFVGERCSIKSFSECMEKQFLLSKGEALIKGVGTGMFQTVSFCSWALIIWVGAILVTANRAKGGDIIAAVMSILFGAISMTYAAPDLQIFNQAKAAGNEVFQVIHRKPIISFNSQGKMLERVDGNIDISDVYFAYPSRWEKLILQGFSLSIPAGKTVALVGSSGCGKSTIISLVSRFYDPSKGEIFIDKHNIKDLDLKFLRRNVGVVSQEPSLFAGTIKDNMKVGNIHADDQQIQNAATMANAHSFISQLPNKYLTEVGQRGVQLSGGQKQRIAIARAILKDPPIIFLDEATSALDSESEMLVQDALEKAMQGRTVILIAHRMSTIINADIIAVVENGQVTDKGTHHDLLDTNKFYNNLYNTQNLNPVHDSSVSNTIEEAANIQHQISSQYIEQKKEHSVPSKYLGDSLEQEDQRGRTSTSLFFRIWFGLKKIELAKIVIGSFAAAFSGISKPVFGFCIIAIGVAYYEKDAEREVGWYSIFFSLVGFLSLFSHTLQHYFFGMVGEKAKRNLTQALYSGILRNEIAWFEKPENSIGLLTSRIINDTSMVKTIIADRMSVIVQCISSILIATVVSMVVSWRMGLVAWAVMPCHFIGGLIQAKSAKGFSGDSAVAYNELVTLASESTTNIRTIASFCHEEQIMKKAEASMGILKRKSRRESIRYGIIQGFSLCLWNIAHAVALWYTTILVDRRQASFKDAIRSYQIFSLTVPSITELWTLIPIVISAINILTPPFQTLDRKTEIEPDTPELAPTSQTLNRETEFELDRPENSQLGRIKGKIEFQNVIFNYPLRPEVTILNNFSLQIEAGSKVALVGPSGAGKSSILALLLRFYDPKEGMILIDEKDIKQYNLRRLRTQIGVVQQEPLLFNSTIRDNICYGTNEASESELVEVSMEANIHEFISNLPDGYDTIVGERGCQLSGGQKQRIAIARTLLKRPVILLLDEATSALDAESERTVVNALESLNLSNNGGLRSSTTRITVAHRLSTVLNSDTIVVMDKGEIVEMGTHATLIASSEGIYSRLFQLQSLAKN comes from the exons ATGGCTTCCCCAACCCAAGAACATAAGCAAATGcaagaagagaagaggagagaACTCGATGACAAGGAGGAGACCATCCCAAAAGCTTTGCCATTTCTTAAGCTCTTGAGCTATGCGGATGCTTTGGATTGGACTCTGATGGCCCTAGGGACCTTGGGTTCCATCGTCCACGGCATGGCTCAACCTATTGGATATCTGCTGCTCGGCAGAGCACTCAATGCGTTTGGAGACAGCATTAATGGGGACCATGAAGTCGACATAAATGCCATGGTTGAAGGCCTCAAAAAG GTCGTTCCATTTGTGTGGTACATGGCCTTCGCCACATTTCCAGCTGGAATACTTG AGGTTGGATGCTGGATGTATGCAAGCGAAAGGCAGCTAGCACGCATAAGATTAGCGTTCCTAAGATCAGTCCTAAACCAAGAGATTGGGGCTTTTGATACGGATTTAACAAGTGGAAAAATCATTAATGGAATTGGCATCCACATGAGTGTCATACAAGATGCTATCGGCGAGAAG TTGGGTCATTTTCTGTCAAGCTTTGCAACGTTCTTTTCTGGAATCCTCATTGCTACTATATGCTGTTGGGAAGTGGCATTGCTTACCTTCTTGGTTGTTCCATTAATTCTTGCCATCGGAGCCACATATACAACGAAAATGAACAAGATTGCAGCTGCCAGAGTACTTTGCCAGTCAGAAGCCACGTTTATTGTAGAACAA ACAATATCTCAGATTAAAACAGTATACGCATTTGTTGGAGAGAGATGTTCAATCAAGTCATTCTCAGAGTGCATGGAGAAACAGTTTTTATTGAGCAAAGGAGAAGCATTGATAAAGGGCGTTGGAACAGGAATGTTTCAAACTGTTAGCTTCTGTTCTTGGGCTCTTATCATATGGGTTGGAGCCATTTTAGTTACTGCCAATAGGGCAAAGGGAGGGGATATTATAGCTGCAGTGATGAGCATTCTCTTCGGGGCTAT ATCAATGACATATGCTGCTCCAGATTTGCAAATCTTCAATCAGGCAAAGGCTGCGGGAAATGAAGTTTTCCAAGTGATTCACAGAAAGCCAATCATAAGTTTCAATTCACAAGGGAAGATGCTTGAAAGGGTTGATGGCAACATTGACATATCTGACGTATACTTTGCGTACCCTTCTCGTTGGGAGAAATTGATCCTTCAAGGTTTTTCATTGTCGATTCCAGCAGGAAAAACAGTTGCTTTAGTGGGTAGCAGTGGGTGCGGAAAGAGTACAATCATCTCTCTAGTTTCAAGATTCTATGATCCTTCAAAAG GGGAGATATTCATTGATAAGCACAACATAAAGGATCTCGATTTGAAGTTCCTCCGGAGAAACGTTGGAGTAGTTTCCCAAGAACCATCACTTTTTGCTGGCACCATCAAGGATAATATGAAAGTGGGAAACATTCATGCGGATGATCAACAGATTCAAAATGCAGCGACGATGGCAAATGCGCACTCTTTTATATCGCAACTTCCAAATAAGTACCTAACAGAG GTAGGACAAAGGGGAGTCCAGTTATCAGGAGGACAGAAACAGAGAATTGCAATAGCAAGAGCCATTCTAAAAGATCCTCCgattatttttcttgatgaaGCCACAAGTGCACTTGATTCAGAGTCAGAAATGCTAGTTCAAGATGCCCTTGAGAAAGCCATGCAGGGGAGGACAGTCATCTTGATCGCACACAGAATGTCCACTATAATTAATGCAGATATCATTGCAGTTGTGGAGAATGGACAAGTTACAGATAAAGGAACACACCACGACTTGCTAGatactaataaattttataacaacTTATATAATACGCAGAACCTCAACCCAGTTCACGACTCAAG TGTCAGCAACACCATTGAAGAAGCTGCAAATATCCAGCATCAGATTTCATCTcaatacattgaacaaaagaAGGAACATAGTGTGCCCAGCAAATATCTTGGCGACTCTCTAGAGCAAGAGGACCAGAGAGGAAGAACAAGTACAAGTCTGTTCTTCAGAATCTGGTTTGGCTTGAAGAAAATAGAGCTTGCAAAGATTGTTATTGGCTCCTTCGCTGCAGCTTTCTCTGGCATCTCAAAGCCTGTTTTCGGATTTTGTATCATAGCAATTGGAGTAGCATACTACGAGAAAGATGCAGAGAGGGAAGTTGGATGGTAttcgattttcttttctttggtgGGATTTCTTTCATTGTTTAGTCACACCTTGCAACATTATTTCTTTGGCATGGTTGGAGAAAAGGCCAAAAGAAACCTCACCCAAGCGCTATATTCAG GCATTCTACGCAATGAAATAGCTTGGTTTGAGAAACCTGAGAACAGTATTGGTTTACTTACTTCGCGGATCATTAATGATACCTCCATGGTCAAAACCATAATTGCTGATCGCATGTCTGTTATCGTACAATGCATCTCCTCCATATTGATTGCAACAGTCGTCAGCATGGTTGTAAGCTGGAGAATGGGTTTAGTGGCTTGGGCTGTGATGCCCTGCCACTTCATTGGTGGACTGATTCAAGCCAAGTCAGCTAAAGGATTTTCAGGAGATTCAGCTGTTGCATATAATGAACTTGTCACCCTAGCTTCTGAATCTACAACAAACATAAGAACGATAGCATCCTTTTGCCATGAGGAGCAAATAATGAAGAAAGCTGAAGCATCTATGGGAATTTTAAAGAGGAAGAGCAGGAGAGAAAGTATAAGATACGGAATCATTCAAGGCTTCTCCCTTTGCTTATGGAACATCGCACATGCTGTTGCATTGTGGTACACGACAATTTTGGTTGATAGAAGGCAAGCCTCCTTTAAAGATGCCATAAGATCATACCAGATTTTCTCTCTCACGGTACCTTCAATCACAGAGTTGTGGACACTGATCCCCATAGTCATCTCTGCCATCAATATACTAACTCCTCCATTCCAAACCCTTGATCGAAAAACTGAAATTGAACCAGATACACCGGAACTAGCTCCTACATCCCAAACCCTTAACCGAGAAACTGAATTTGAACTAGATAGACCTGAAAATTCACAGCTTGGAAGGATCAAGGGGAAAATTGAATTCCAAAATGTCATATTTAACTACCCGTTAAGGCCAGAAGTGACTATTCTCAACAACTTTAGTTTACAAATTGAAGCTGGGTCAAAGGTGGCTCTTGTTGGGCCAAGTGGAGCTGGAAAGTCTTCTATTTTGGCCCTTTTGCTAAGATTTTATGATCCAAAGGAAGGAATGATACTCATTGACGAGAAAGACATAAAACAGTACAATCTGAGAAGGCTAAGGACACAAATAGGTGTAGTTCAACAAGAGCCACTTCTTTTTAATTCCACAATTAGAGACAATATATGCTATGGGACCAATGAAGCTTCTGAATCAGAACTTGTGGAGGTATCGATGGAAGCAAATATACATGAATTTATAAGTAATTTGCCTGACGGATATGATACAATTGTTGGGGAAAGGGGCTGCCAACTTTCAGGTGGACAAAAGCAAAGAATAGCAATTGCAAGAACGCTTCTAAAGAGACCTGTAATTTTGCTCCTAGATGAAGCGACAAGTGCCCTAGATGCTGAGTCTGAAAGAACTGTAGTGAACGCTTTGGAATCTCTAAATCTAAGCAACAATGGTGGCTTACGATCAAGCACTACTAGGATTACAGTTGCACATAGGCTTTCCACAGTATTGAACTCAGATACCATAGTCGTCATGGATAAAGGTGAAATTGTGGAGATGGGTACTCACGCAACCCTAATAGCATCATCTGAAGGAATTTATTCAAGATTATTCCAGCTACAGAGTTTGGCAAAGAATTAG